A window of Cynocephalus volans isolate mCynVol1 chromosome 3, mCynVol1.pri, whole genome shotgun sequence genomic DNA:
GCACAAACCtggacttattttttaaaatttactgagttGCAGTAGGGTTGACAGTAAGCCAGGGGAGCCACATTTCAGCTTTCTAATAAGCAAATATAGAGCCCTGCTTCAGAGAATTGTATAGCTGCATGTGGTTCATCAACTCTAAACCATTAGCTGTTTTCACCTCCTCCACTCCACCAACTCTGCCAACTCCCAGCCACAAAATAGGCTGTGAGGCCCATGGAATTAAGCTCAGGGTCACAAAGccagttagtggcagagccagtgtcAGGAGAGGAAGCCAGCTTCCACAACTGCCAGGCTACTTCTCACTGCATTAGCTGGGTGcctctgaaaaggaaattttgctttttaacacATCTGGATTCTTTAGGATTATTGAGGGTCAGGAGACAATCATGCATCTTCTTTCAAGGAATCTTATCTGATGTTCAGGGAAGCTGGAACTGGTCCAGAGAGGGGAGCAGAACCTGGGAGTGGTATGATAGAACTGAATGTCCTGGGAGGTGCTATAGGGGAAGGCTGGGTTAATGGTCCTTCCTCAGTCAGGATTCAGTGCTCAGCCTGGGGACACACACAAGAAGCCAGATTGCTATGATCAAAGcattctcagaagtggaaaactGAAGGGACAGGGACTACTGGACTACCAAGTAGCTGTTAGAAAGACACGCTTAGGGCAACTTTCTCTCAGTCTTGTTTCCTTGGGCTATCACCTGGTGCAGGCATTTCTGGAACACAAAGAAAGTTATAAAACAAGAGATGGCTTGGTTTCCCCCAAAGGGAGAACAGGACCTCCCATGTGCATAGCCCGGGGCTGTAACTGCAAGGTGGAGATCGATGGCCTCTGATTCAGAACACGTCCTGCCCAAGTTCAGGAGCAGCTTGTTCTTGGACATATGTGGGGCCCAGTCTGCCCACCTCATCTGGACAAAGGGACAGGTGAGGTAGTGGGAGGGGAACTGGAAGAATGTCCAGGGTTTGTGAGGGTATTGCGCAAATCCTTCAGCTAACAGCTTGTCTAGAAAACAGCTCTGCAATTGTCAAAGGTAGCCAACGAACTTCTCCAGAATAGGGGTGCCTCATGCTAAGGTGTCCCTTAATTTAACTTAGGGAGGTATTCCTTTGACCAGAATGCCAATTCCCTAGGCCATTTCACTGGGCTACTCTAGCATGCTCCTGAGTCAGAGCTCCCACTTCTGGGTCTGGAACCCAGAATCCAGCTCCCCATTTCCTTGCTGCTCACCTTGACTCTAGGCTGGGAGGCAGAGACACCTCCCTAATCCCTCAGTGTGGAGAGGATGAGAACTTTAGTCAGAAAATTGTCATCTTAAGAGAATAGCCActgaattcattttaatttagctCAGAACCTTAGTAAAGTAGAATGGGATCTTACAGTcaaatttttcctttattcttttctaccaccttcattttagagataaagaaactgagaccctgaGAAGTGACATGACTTTCCGATGATTGCATAGCTAGTTAACGGCAGAAGAGAGGCAAGATCTGACATCTTTTACCCATTTGTCCACtccacaaacattttttaatctcCTGAGAAGTACCTGGCATGTACTAGAGAAAACAAGTACATCGTTCTAGCTCTCCAGAAGCACACAGCACATGGGAGAGAAGGTCAAAGAAGCCCTTTGCAGCACCACACAATAAGTTATGTAGGAGAAACATGTAGGAAGTATGTAGGAAGCATGAAGGAGAACTTTATATGGACACTCATGGAGGAGACGGGGGTGGTTAATTAGAAAAAGGATTCCTGGCAGAGTTGATAAAGTCCAATGGCCTCTGCATTGCACTTGGGAATATTTACTGATGTGTGAGCTTACAGTGGGTGCCTGAGAGTTTGTGTGCACCAGTGCAGATTTTCTCATGAGCAAGGCCTATTCCCATGGTTAGAAAGACACTCAAGGTATCACGTGACTCTTTTCCTCACCAGGGAAGTAGATGGAAATGGTTTGCAAGGGCTCTGTAGTGAAAATGAATATGGGAGGAAAGAAATCAGGTCTCAACTCAGAAGAACTTCCAAACTCTTAGTCCTAAGAGAGGTGCTAACAGGTAGCTTGCGGGTGAGTCAGAATCCCGGGCTGAGCCCGAGGTGAAACCTTTTCGTCCTCAGGCTGAGCTCACTGATCAATCAGCGTGCTGCCCTGTGGAGCTTAATTTTGTGTAATGCGGGAAGGGGAGACAGACtgtaacaacaaacaaaatacaaatgtgaattatataatatattagaGGGCgaaaaggaaataggaaaagaaaaggtaGACCCAGGGAAGTGTGGGTCAGGAGTGTGTAGGACTTGCAGTGTCAAATGCACTGGTCTGTGTAGCCTCACTACACAGAAAACAGAGACATAGAACAGGGAGTGAGCTACAGCATATGGGAGAGAAGAGtgttccaggtagagggaacagccagAGCAAACACCGCAAGGCAGGAACCTGCCTGACCTAGTCAAGGAACAGTGAGGCTGGAGCACATTTGGATGGGGATGTGGCTTTGCCATTAATGTGATGCTTACCAACTCCCAGTTTCTGTATCTCTCAGTTCAGAATTACAAATTCCTGTCACAAGAGGATTTGACTGGTCAGATTAGATCAAGGGTCTATCTGTAGACTAAGCTATGGCCTGAGAGGAAGAGTCACGTCAAAAAAATGGTTGaatatggagaacagtatggagattcctcaaaaaactaaaaataaaattaccatatgatgcagcaattccacttttaagtatatatccaagagatatgacatcagtatgttgaagagatatcttcattcccatgttcattacagtattattcacaatagcaaagatatggaatcaacataagcGTCCATCAAcagctgaatggataaagaaatgtgatatATAGACACGTGTATATAGTGGAATACTACCTGgccttaaaaaaaggaatttctggcatttgtaacaacatggatgaacctaaaggacattatgctaagtgaaataagccaggcatgggaagacaaacaccacatgatctcacttacatgtggaatctgaaaaagtcagactcatagaagtagagagtgggaAGGTGGTTAacagaggctgggggaggtggaagatgagggtgggaaatggggagatttTGACCAAAGGGCACAATGTTTCAGTTAGGAGAAACAAGTTTTTAAGATTTATTGCACGGtatggtgaccacagttaataatggattatatttttcaaaattgctaaaaaagAAGGTTTTAAATGTTCTCCctccaaaaaatgataagtatctgtggtgatggatatattaattagcttgatataatcattccacaatgtatacatatatcaaaatatcatattgcaccccataaacatatgcaattattatttattaattaaatataaaaatttaaattaaaaatggctGAGTAGAAAACTGGTAGGTACCCACCACATAATATAGTTGAATTTGTTCTTAAATATTCTCTAAACGagtgtttaattttttggaaggGTGTATTTCAATAATTCTGAGTTCCTGAATGATTGTGTGAACAGAACCTGCAGTGCTCACCTTAAACtgttaaatgaaagagaaataaacttccaaCTTTTTTAAGTCATTGAATTATTGATGAtgtctttgttacagcagcccatcCTTATCCTGTGCAGACTCTTTCCAGAAACTTCCAGCTGAAAACTCTTTCCTTCTTATTGGTgccccatgaatgggattatCCTGGTGACTTAGATTCATAGAAATCCACAACCAGAGCCCCAGCAGATCCCCTGGAAACCCGTGCTTATTGGAGAACTGGTAGATTCTTAAACAATATCAGGGTCTGgtaagaagggaggaaaggaaaaccTATAATGTCTAGGCCAATTCTGACCATCCTGTTTAAGATTGCATAGCTCTTCTGATCTTCTAAAACACTAAActgttgattgtttatttttcattgtctATCTCACACCACCAGATGTAAATGCTATGAGAACAGGAATtagaaattttttataaatgtctgCAAATACACACAAAAGTAGACAGAATAGAATAATGGGTCATTATACTTGTCCTCCTAATGGCAACAATTagtactttctctctctctctgcctgctttcctccttctgttcctttcctttcttcctttcttcctttgttctttatttctcagaagaaaatacTTGACATTATATTATCTCATGTATATACTTTCGAATATATCTCCAAAAAATAGAGACATTTTctacataattataattattacatcttataaaagtaaaaatatgttcTTAATATAATCTGATGcccagtccatattcaaattcaaataagatttaaaattcaaatattcttttaatttgtAATAGTTTCTCCCTTTTCGTTTTCATGCCATTGGCTTTCTGAAGAAACTGGTTAGTTATCCTGTAGGATGTTTCATAATCTGGATTTGTCTTATTGCGTCCTTGTGGTATTATTTAACTTTTCCCCAGACTTTCTATGAACTAGAAGTTAAATCTAAGGCTTAATTAATTTAGGCTCAATTCTTTGGCGAGATTACTTCATAGTCGGTGCCGTGTACTCCCTACTGCACcatatcaggaggcacatgatgACCAGTTTCCACTTCTCTTAATGTTTAGGGGATAGCAGCCAGATCTCCATTGCAAAGTTCCCCATAAGCCTCTCTCCTGATAGTTTTACCACCCAGCAAATAATTCTTTCCTGGCTTAGTAATTTCATTAACGATTATAAAATggtcattttctaattttatcattcttttcataTTTACGGTTGTCATTCTTCTCTAAAGAAAAACTTTCTCTCATCACACAGGAGCTGTTTTGGTTACCCCGAAATATAGTTCCTACAGTCTAAGCAGAGTAAATGTGtaacttatattttaattatcaatTTTCATATTGAGGGATGTGTTTGAGTCAGTAGGGCAGATAgtgatatttgtcttttcacTGATGTGTCTTCAGTGCCTAGAATAAATAGATGTTGGATGGGATAATATGTGAATGGTACAAGTTCCTTACAATAGGAGACAAAAATCCTGTATAGTAGGTTACTGAGGAGGTCAAGTCCTGATACAATGAGTCAGTTCTGGATCTGAACTCTGTATTCTAGGAGTTTTTATAAGAGAAGTGAATGACAATGTTTGTTCTTTGGTTGGTGCTTTTGGCCAATACAGGTCCCACAGTGAGCTTTCTTGGTTCCCCTTAGGCCCAAGCTAGGGAGGAAGAAGAACCTTTAATAATTTAAGCCTTTGAAAATCagtttttgttcttaaaaataaatgtctttcctAATATTAATAATGACATGAGTTGAAATTCTCCCCCAGCTTATTAGGGCAGAAGACCCGGAATTAGCTCTAATTTGACATAGAAACAATAAAGCGATGTAAATTTTTTTGCCCAGGTTTGTGGAATAAGATTTGTACCTGCTAGGTAGGAAAATATCATTATTCACAAGACTCCATTGATTTTTGAAGTGAACGGATGGTCAGGAGGGGTCTCTGTTTGGTCACAGGGTGATTGAAGTGAAGAAGGGACTGGAGGGACAAATCCAGGAGACACGGAGGAGCTGGCCCCATGGAGGCAGAGTGGGGTGGACAGGTGCGGGTGGGCTCTCAGGGCAGAGCAAGGAAAGAGATGGAGCAGTAAAAGTGGAACTTTTGGGGTTTTCTTTACAGCAGatggagatttttaaaagtagttttgcATTTTAGTTTGTATAATAACCTATCCTCTACATGCAAGAAAACTTTAGTGGTATCTATGACTTGCTAAAATTTGTGGGATTGGATTTGGTTTGGGAGACGTGGCAAAGTGATgagctgtctgtctgtctattgcTGCTTTACAAACCACCCCCAAATGGCATTTTGATCCCAAATCTGGGAGTTGACCGGGCTCAGCGAGGCAGTTCTCGCTTGAGGACTCACCTGCAGATTGATTCACGTGGCAGGTGAGCTGGGTCACCTCACGGGCTTTCCCACTCACCTGTCTGGCACCTGGGCTGAGAAGACTCAAGCGTCGGGACCTGAAGCAGCTGGAGATCCTCGGGCATCTCTTTCTATCCGTGTGGCCTCTTGGTGTGACGGCTTCAGCACCGTCAGACTTTGTACACAGGAGCTGTCACCGAGACCACTGCCTGGAATCAGACCACTTTGGACATGGGCAGGCCCCTGGCAGTCCTGTAACACAGACTGACAAAATGAGTAACTAGGGGAATTACTCGTGGTGCTTTACACACTGATACACTTTTCGTTCCTAGAAGCTCTCTGCCTCCTGTAGTCATCTTCTGTGAGTTGACCTAAGGCTCAGTGAGCGAAGTGAGGGCTGTGGGAGTTTTATGATAAATACAATAATCCGACAACTGCCCGTCGCTCCCTCCCtgtccttcctcttcccttccctcctcagAGCACAGCACTGAGCTCATCACATTCTGTTCATGGCCCAGGTCTGGCATTTCTTTTGTTTCGatcaattttattacttttcctttttattcctcatCACTGCTTCTATTTCTCTTGTCCTCACGGATACCCACCCAACAGTTTTTAATCCATGTTCTTCCAATCCTGTTTAGATATTGTGTATCCTTGGAAAATATGTTGTGTCGTTTTACAGTGTGCacattttaagtttaaataaactgaaaataatttccaTTCTGTTGCTTACTTTTTTTTACACTCACTATGTATTTGAGTTCTACACATGCTGCTATTTGTAAATCTAGTGTATTTTATGTATCTAACACATCTTTACCTATCCATTCTCTTCATCAGGGGCCTCCAGCTCTTTTCTGCCACCAGTTATGCTATGAGGAGCTTTTCCGTACATGTGCCCTCTGGGAGTTTTGCTGGAATCTGTGCCCGAGTGGGATTACAAAGTCTCAGGGTATATCCATTCTTAATTTCACCAATTATTTCCAGGTTACTTTCTAGTAATGCCATCCCAATTTTCATGCCCAGCAACATTTTTGCCAGCACTTGatattatttgattttctaactttttataaTCTGATGGTTATAGACTGATATTGCTTTGTTATTTCAGTTTCCATTCTTTGATGACGAATGAAGTTGAGCATTGCTCATTACCATTTTGGCTTTGTTTTCCAAAATTGACTTTTCATAATTTCTGACCATTGTTTTTCCCTTCTGGGATTTCCTGTCTTTTAATTGCTGAGATGGAGGAAGTTCCGTATATCTAGTTGTTAATTCTTAGTTGGTTTAGGCattacaaatgttttcttccaggctGCCACCACAAATTAATGTTTGGACTCAGTCTCAACTCCACTGCTAGAGGGTAACATTCTGAAATGTAGGGACGGGTTTCATTGCCTTTTGCAGATAAACTTCATAACAGAGATTACTGCCCTGCCTATTAGTATAGCATCTGTGGTTCAGCTACTTTGAAGTCCTGGTAGGAAATGATGAGCATGTTACATTAAGAAGATATACTTCTTTTTATATGATGAAAAGGTTTCTGAAAGATGTTTTGCAAATCAAATTTTGTTAATTGGAAAATTTGACAAAAGTTGATCATGCACTTACATATTTGTGACATTGTGCAACACATGTTCAGAACAGGACAGTGTGAATCCTGAAAGGACACCCAAAATGAAAGCTTTTAGAAAGTAAATAATAACCTCCTGGTTGCTCATTTTAATAGTCTAAAATTATGCTTTTGTTGTTGTCCAGAAATAGACACAGTCTTTGAAGCTTTCTCCAAGATTCTCTGTCCTTCCTAGACCATTTTTCACACCACAGTGATTTTCTTCTTACCAATTAGGGAGTCACATGCATGTACAGAGAAGACTTGTAGCTTTCTCTCCATGAGAGAAACAATTTCAGGAAAGGAATTagtaaaattaagtttatttttacatttctttatcaACTTACCAGGAGATGATAGCAACAAAAAGAATTCTATAGTCTCAATACCTTGAGCCACTATCATTTTATTAAGCCTTCAGCCACTAATTTCCACGTAGGCTCCCCAAATATACCATagttcagtgtttctcaaattttactGCATATGAGAATCCCCTGGGATCTTTTAATAATCCCCAAACCTAAGTTACACCCAATATCAATTAAAGCAGAATATCTCAAGTTGGAAGCCTGTATTTTTTGAAATCCCCAGGTAATTCCAATGTTCAGCagagtttgagaactactgccatACTCTTCAGAAGCCCAGGACTTTATCAAGGTTAATGTTATTACCAGGGAATTGCTTCTGCCCTGTCCTAGACACCACGTGGGAATGAAACTTGTGGAAACAAATTCAAGTGCTCAGCGTTGAGAGGGTGGGACTCGTTAAGCCTTATCACTTCCCATGTCACCTTAGCCTTTCTGCTACTCACCACTTTaccaatgaaatgaaaataatagctaCTCTATGGGTTTGTAGAAACACTggttgaaaatttagaaaacagacAATACTGTGGCTGGTGCACGTTAAGGACTTCActaaatgtttttgaaaagttcatgcTTGTTTAATGAAGACATATTCAGGACGTGCCTTACCCAACTCTGCCCCCAAAGGTAACTTTTACTTTCCAGTGGCACCTGAGCACACTCCTCTACAGGCCCCTCCCTTTCTGCTCTTTCACTTTGGCCCTCCCCACACTCAACCGGTTCTGTATCAGTTATTGTCAGGGAACAACGACACACAAGGGATTTTCTCAGATCTATGATCAAAAAGATATGTTACCTGTGAGAGCAGTAGCAAGAACAACAGGTGAGAGGAGCTAGCACAGAGCCACGTGGGAAGCATTGAGAAGAAATTGGGAAGAAAAGATTAGTAGACAGTACTAAAAGCCTGTGGAATTGGGTGGAATTAGGGTCGAGAAAATTACAGGAAAGGAAGACATTTAGCAATATGAATAAAACATTCTGGCACAGGTATTTTTGAGCACCTTCTGTATGTCCAGCTCTGTGGTAAGCACTTTGAAGGATTTGCTTTCTATCAAATAGCTTGTAGAGATAAAATGAGCACAATGGGAATAATGAGAGAACAGTTAAAGACCAAACTCTGAGAACTGAAATGGTCAGAAAGGGCTTTCTTGGGGAGCTGTACCTCCAGCCAGATCTTGCAGGGTCAACACAATTTTAACtggcagagagaagaaaataaaatatcccaAGGATGAGGGAGTAGTCAGGGGTTGGAGCAGGAAGAATCTGACTACCTTCTGctactttctgtcttcttttactCAACAGGAGTTAAGGCCAAAGATGTGAAGGGACTCTTACCTCTGATGATAATAATGGTGATAATTTTTATGGTGCTTCTGTTCTGGGAAAATGAGCTGAGTGATGAAGTAACGATGTTAACCTTAGAGCACTTGCACGTGGACTACCCCCGGAACGACGCTTCTGTAAGGTACTGCAACTTCATGATCACACAAAGAGTCATCAAAGACCCTGACCGCACGTGCAAAAAGGAGCATGTCTTCATCCACGAGAGGCCTCGAAAAATTAATAGTATTTGCACTTCTCCCAAGAAAGTGGCTTGCCAAAACcattccaccattttctgcttcCAGAGCgagacaaaattcaaaatgacaGTCTGTCAGCTCATTGAAGGCACCAGATATCCCGCCTGCAGGTACCACATTTCCCCCACGGAGGGGTTTGTTCTTGTCACTTGTGATGACTTTGGACCAGTTAATTTCCAGGGATATGTTGACTAACATGAGATCAGCACCTGAGTCTGagatcctctcttctctctcagcAGCACTGAGGCTGGTTTTTCCTGAGGCAGACCTGAGCTGTGGACATGGAGTAACACCTTGAGTGAAATGGGTAACCACTGGCAATTAATTTATCCTTCCAGTATTGCTGAGTTGAAATCGTTTTATTCTGCTTCAATAAAATATCTTTACTGAGTTATAAACTTTGCATGTGTTTACATTTTTTGTCCCTCATCTTTGGGTCATTTGATCAGAGCCAAGAGTGGTCTGAGGCAGGACTGGGATTAAGGTAAAGTGAGGGAGACAATCACTTtaggtgcaaaatttaaggaggcactaAAAAAACCCAGTAATcttgataaataatattttaattgaatacattaaaaaactaaaattaacataaaaattctTGATGCAAAAGATGTCTAAATCTTAAAGATCCCATCTGACAGACTgggattagggtcagggtcagataCTGTTGTACTAGTGCAGGGTCAGAtactgttatttaaaattttaatatttgttcatcAGGAATTACTttccattaaatttattttttttaatgttgcattaaagcattatttttcttgattactAAGTTTTGGGGAACCCTCTTAATTTGGGGCCTCATTCACCTTACCCTAATCCCAGCCATGATCCTAAGAGTAGAAGCAACTGGGGTCACCTCATAGGGTCTTTTCGAAAGATGCTACATACAACTTGAGGTACATCTGTTCCTGTCCAGCAGctccctctcagactttaaagaaagcaaaaaggagATCAGAGAAAGCCTGACTTGACTGGTCAGAAACGATTTCCCTTAAAGACTGTGGAGAGTAATGGACAAGTATTTCCCAGGGAGGCTCTGAGACTCTCAGAGCTCAGAGTATGTCCTCCTTGCATCTCCAGAAGGACCCAAGAGAATTTGGAGCAGACTAACCCCTTTTCCCTTTTAATTCTTACAGCTGAACTCATCATTTACTTCCCCCATGTTCAGCGATGGCCGTGGTTCTTACAgctgcagagaaaaggaagagaggaggcgAAAGAGAGGCTCCTCATTCTGGGAATTTCGTTGAGTCCTGTTCTTCTCTGTTcattggtttccttatctgtgacaTGAGAGGCTTGAACTAACCCTTGAGGTTCTTTCTAAGTTTATTGCTCCACAATTCGATTTCTTAGATAGTGTAGAAAATAGCTTTGCAGGAGGGGAGGCTTAGTATTGGCAAGTAGTCAGAAATAAGGGGCATTTGGCTAGTAAGGGACAGATTATAGGGCCACTAATTCTGAGCTATGATGTTTTCAATCCTGTATGTGAGAGAAGAGGCTCATAGAGTGAGCTAGAGCAGGCATGAGTGATTCAGAAGATTGAGAGGGCACTTCCTGTCCTGCACTTTTCAGATGAGAGACCTCAGCTGTTGCATTGCTTGCTTGGATTTAACTCAAGGTCATATCAAAGAGGGAGGTACACCTATGCTAGCTGTTAGCTCTCTCTTTTGTATGCATCCAGTTTTCACTGATTGATTAGATTTATGGGGGAGGAGGGTGACAATCCTTAGTAAAGGACACTTTGCAACCTTGTAAGTAGGCAAAACTTACCCATATCATGGCTTCTTCTATCTGGGGTGGCCTTTTCTCAGCCGAGTTTCATTACCAGCTTCTCTGTGGGAATCCTGTTGTCTTCGTGGAATTTGGGGTACCACCAAGTGAGCGGAGATCTCAGCATCTGAATAGAAGTTGAGCAGAAACAGGTGGTTCCTAGCATACGATGTGTTGGGCGTGATAGCATCATTTCATTAGAAATAGGTGATATGTGTCTTTTAGATCcctgcttctattttctgaactCTGATTCCCTTTCTTACTCCTTTCCCTAGGCTTTAttgtcctttccttccttctccatgctttttcttcccttcctacCTCAACTTCTCCTcttctaattaaaaacaaaatcctacAGCTAAATGCATTCCCACTTAAGTGTAAGTGACTGAGACTGTCCAATGGAATCTATCCTCAGAGTGTTTTTATTCAATAGGAATCGAAACCCAATTCGAATTAATTGTGACATTGTAGATATTTGTAGTTTGAGAAAAGGGgagtaaacatttttaatgagCAGCTAGCAGTTTGAAATCAAACCCAGGCAGCTGTAACTTCTGCCCACTTGCaatatatatttcagaaagaCTGGGCATGTCTGCACTGctcttcctgtttatttttctcctcattgtcTTTACATTTTCCTGTTATCCCCTCATTATTGATGTCAATGGCAGAGTTTGTAGAAGtttaggaaacaaaagaaattctCTACAAATCCCTCTTCCTCCCTACCTTCAACATGTACCAAGTCTATGCTCAAGGTACCCTCTCAAggcacacacatgaacacatccACTTAATTCTTAATAATCTATCAGTAATCCATCAGCTCAATGATTAAGACTTATACTCGTATATTCTTGGTGCTATGTCTTTGCTTTAATTTCGCACAcaggacattttaaaatcaaatataattttttaaaaagtctgtgtgTATTAATGTCAAATGAGTGGTGTAAGAATTGAGTACCCCACTCAGTAAGTATAAGAATGTTATAAGAAGttcagagaaatgagaaatggaTTTGGTAGAATGAGTGGTAAGATAATGTGTTGAAGAAAGAATGGGT
This region includes:
- the LOC134373888 gene encoding probable inactive ribonuclease-like protein 12, which gives rise to MIIMVIIFMVLLFWENELSDEVTMLTLEHLHVDYPRNDASVRYCNFMITQRVIKDPDRTCKKEHVFIHERPRKINSICTSPKKVACQNHSTIFCFQSETKFKMTVCQLIEGTRYPACRYHISPTEGFVLVTCDDFGPVNFQGYVD